ACTTCAAATTGTATGTGGTGCACCGAATGTTGATGCTGGTCAAAAAGTAGTTGTTGCTAAAATTGGCGCTGTAATGCCTTCAGGAATGCTTATTAAAGAAGGGAATTTACGTGGTGTTGATTCATTTGGCATGTTATGCTCAGCGCGTGAATTAGCTATTCCTAATGCTCCATCTGAAAAAGGTATTTTAGTTTTACCTGAGGATGCAGTAGTAGGCAGCGCGTTTGAAACACCAACTCGATAATTATATAAATTGTAAAAGAATCGTTAGACTACCAATAGCTGGTGGTATAACGATTTTTTGTCTAGGTCGGGCCTATAAATACAAGTTTCTATATCATTTTTATGGTATGCTTTTTTATGTGGACATTGAACTTAGTTTTATTAGTCAATTATTGAAAACTAAAACAATGCTATAAATGAAGTGTAAGAGAAATGAGTGAAACAACGTGAATTGGTTTAAAAAGAAAATTGAAAAAATTTTAAATAGAGATGAATACGAATATGATGAATATTATGAGGAGTATGAAGAACAACCGGATCACCAACAGCCGTTAAATGAAACATCGGATACGAGACAAAAAACTTTCCGATTCCCTTTAATCGATGATAAAGAAGATATGCCTCAAGCTTCACAATCAAGAGACGTTTTTGATCAAATGGATGACTCATATGGACAAATTGAAGATTTAACATTACCAAAACATTTAAATCATAAAATGGCAGATTCTCGTGTTTACGATATAGAGGTATCTGGTATTCGTGAATTATTAGAAAATCGTTCGAAGCGAACTGGCAGAACGACGACTACACGAAGTCAGCCTAAGCAACAGCAAGAATATCCAACTAAAGCAAGTATGGTTTTTCGCGATGCACAAGTTGAAGCTAAACCTGTTCAAAAAGAGCCAATTGTGAAACAGGAAAGTAAAGTAGAGGATATTTTACAACAGAATCGAAAACGCTTTGTGCCAACGGATGTCCCTTCACCAGTTTATGGCTTTGCAAAACCAAGCCCAATTGAGCAGTTATTAAATAAACGGAAGGAAGAACAGGAAGCCGAAATGCCTTCTGTGGCTAAGTTTGCAAAAGAAGCGACAACAAACGAGCCTATTGAAAATATACTAGAAGAAAAAGAGCCTATCAAAGCCTCCATTGATGTCCGTGAATTGCTTGAGATACCTCGCTCTATCGAAGCGCCATCAAAGCAACCACATGCAACTGAGGAAATTGAAGCAACTGAGGAAATTGAAGCAACTGAGGAAATTGAAGCAACTGAGCAAAGCCAATCAACGGATGAAGTGAATACGGAAGAACCTTCAAAGCAACTTATTACTTTTGAAGAAGTTGAAGTAGCTGAGCAAAGCCAATCAATGGATGAAGTATATATGGAAGCGCCATCGAAGCAACCGATTACATTTGAGGAAGTTGTAGCTGATGAGCAAAATCAAATAACAGATGACGATAATTTGGAGCTACCTGTACCACAAACGACATCATTTGCAGTGAATTTTGAAGAGCAAATTAAGGAAGCGGTACAGCAAGAACTTGCTGTCGAGCAACTTTCTGCTGATCAGTCTGAAATTCATGTGAAAGAAGTAGTTGTGGAACAATTACAAATTGAGAATTCTACGATTCATATTGGAGAAGTGACAGTAGTCCAGCCAACTAATGAAGAGGTCAATCAAGAAATAGTAGAGGAACCATCTGTAAAGCAAGAGAAGAGTCGCATTCCATTTAATGTTTTAATGTTAAAAACAGATAAAGAGAAATGGCGAATTTCACAGCAATTAAAATCGATATCAAAAACGACTACAGAAGAAAAGCAAATTGAGAGTGCGTTTATTCGCGATAATTATGAAGCTGTAGCGTTGTCAGAAGACAAATCAACACCTTCACCTCAACCTATTGTTGAAGTAGAGCAATCAAATCAAGAGCCATCACCGAGAGAGGCAGAGACAGAAAATATTTCTGTCATTACGATGTCACCTGTAGCAACAATGACACATGTGCCAACTAAAGAAAATATAGCGATTGAAGCCGAGGTAATGGAAGAAATTGCAGCAACAACGTTTGTAGATAATGTTTTACCACAAGAAGAAACTACAGGTATTGAAGTTGATTCAATTGAAGAAGAATCGACACCAATGATGTTTGTAGAAAATGTTCTGCCACAAGAAGAAACTCCAGTGATTGAAGCTGGAACGATTGAAAATAAGCCAGCAATAATGATTGAAGAAAATGCTTTACTACAAGCAGAAAATCCAATAATAGAAGCTGAGCTAATCGAAGAAAATACAAACCCAGCGTCTGTGAAAAATGATGTTGTACTTGCCGAGCAAACAGAAGAAACCATTGCAATTCAAAGCATTGAAGAATCTGAAATAGTCGAGGGGAATCTTACTGATACATTGGTCATTTCTGATGTTGAAGCTATAGAAAATGAAGTTAGTCCTCCAAAGCCTATTCATGTTTACCAAAAACCAACGGATGAATTTTTAGAGCCGCCTGAGGAAAAAACACAAGATACAGAGTGGATGGAGCAACAAGGGGACACACTAGTTGAAGCACTATCTTATTTCCAAGTGTCAGCACAAATTGAATCGATTATGCAAGGTCCAGCGGTAACTCAATTTGAAATTACAGTAAGTCATGGTACGAAGGTAAGTAAAATTCGTAACTTAGCAGATGATTTGAAACTTGCTTTAGCTGCAAAGGACATTCGAATTCAAGCACCGATTCCAGGAAAAAGCTCTATCGGAATAGAAATTCCTAACCGAGTATCTCGTGCTGTTCGTTTATCGGAAGTGACAAATAGCGCTTCTTTCCTCGACTCCGATTCACCACTAGAAGCTGCATTAGGTCTAGACTTAACAGGGAAGCCTGTGACGATTGATTTACGTAAAATGCCACATGGCTTAATTGCCGGGGCGACCGGTTCAGGTAAGTCTGTTTGTATCAATTCTATTTTGGTTAGTTTATTGTATAAAGCTGCACCACATGAATTAAAACTAATGCTGATTGATCCAAAAATGGTAGAGCTTGCTCCGTTTAATCATATTCCTCATTTAGTCAGTCCGGTCATTACGGATGTTAAGGCTGCAACAGCAGCGTTAAAATGGGCCGTAGAGGAAATGGAACGACGTTATCAGTTATTTGCTCATGCAGGTGCACGTGATATTACACGTTATAATGCTTTAGCAGATAAAAATAATGAGCATAGTTTAAAATTACCGTATATTTTAATTGTCATTGATGAGTTAGCAGATTTAATGATGATGTCGCCTGCTGATGTCGAGGAAGCGATTTGTCGTATTGCTCAAAAGGCACGTGCTTGTGGTATACATTTAATTGTTGCAACACAAAGACCTTCTGTAGATGTTATTACAGGTCTTATTAAATCCAATATCCCTACACGAATTGCCTTTGCGGTATCTTCACAAATCGATTCGCGTACAATATTAGATGGGCAAGGAGCGGAGCGATTATTGGGACGAGGCGATATGCTATATTTAGGTAATGGCATGTCTGCACCAGTACGTTTGCAAGGGACGTTTGTTACAGATGACGAAATCGAATCGATTATCGATCATGTTCGTGAGCAAGGCGAACCAGATTATATATTCGACCAAGAAGAACTTTTAAAGAAATCAGAAGTTTCGGCAGAGCAAGATGATCTGTTTGAGGATGTTTGCCGTTTTGTGTATGAGCAAGGTGGGGCCTCTACATCTCTTATTCAACGGAAGTATCATATTGGGTATAATCGTGCTGCACGATTAATTGATATGTTGGAATCGCATGGTTTTGTGTCGGAGGCAAGAGGCAGTAAACCACGTGAAAGCTATATTACCGAGCAAGATTTAATTGCTATGTTTGAATAAGAATTGCATTGTTTTCGTAAAGATTATCTGACTTTCGTCAAAATTAGTTTTTTTAGAAAAGTTGCACATTTATCCTTGTGCATAAATAGTGCTATAATAGACAAGATGTTTTAACATAGTACGTATTTTTCTGTACGTGTAAAGGTATTAATACCTAGTGCAAAATACGATACACCTAATAGATGATAGATGGGATTTTGTATTTCCCGGGGGGTTTAATTAATGACAGTTTTTCATTTCACAGGCATTAAAGGTTCTGGCATGAGTTCGCTTGCACAAATCTTATTTGATGCTGGTGAACAAGTACAGGGCTCAGATATTGATAAATATTTCTTTACGGAACAGCCGTTGCGTGAACGAAATATTCCAATTTTCACATTTAATGCGGATAATATTAAAGAAGGTATGACAGTAATTGCAGGGAATGCTTTTCCTGATGACCATCCTGAATTAGTTCGAGCACGAGAAATCGGTGTTGAAATTATTCGTTATCACAAATTTCTTGGTGAGTATATTGGCAATTACACATCGATTGCCATTACTGGCGCACATGGTAAAACTTCTACAACCGGCTTAATGGCACATGTTGTAGGCGGCTATAAACCAACTTCTTATTTAATCGGGGATGGTACAGGTGCAGGCCATGAAAATGCTAACTTCTTTGTGATGGAAGCGTGTGAATATCGTCGACACTTTTTAGCGTATAATCCTGATTATGCGGTGATGACAAATATTGATTTCGACCATCCAGATTACTTTGCGAATATTGAAGATGTTTATGCAGCCTTCCAATCACTTGCATTACAAGTGAAAAAGGCGATTATCGCATGTGGCGATGATGAACATCTACAACGTATTCAAGCGAAAGTACCTGTTGTTTATTACGGGTTTGGAGCTGAAAATGACTTTGAGGCACGTAATGTTGAAAAAACAACTGAAGGCACAACATTTGATGTTTTTGTGCGCAATGAATTT
The genomic region above belongs to Lysinibacillus sp. FSL W8-0992 and contains:
- a CDS encoding DNA translocase FtsK encodes the protein MNWFKKKIEKILNRDEYEYDEYYEEYEEQPDHQQPLNETSDTRQKTFRFPLIDDKEDMPQASQSRDVFDQMDDSYGQIEDLTLPKHLNHKMADSRVYDIEVSGIRELLENRSKRTGRTTTTRSQPKQQQEYPTKASMVFRDAQVEAKPVQKEPIVKQESKVEDILQQNRKRFVPTDVPSPVYGFAKPSPIEQLLNKRKEEQEAEMPSVAKFAKEATTNEPIENILEEKEPIKASIDVRELLEIPRSIEAPSKQPHATEEIEATEEIEATEEIEATEQSQSTDEVNTEEPSKQLITFEEVEVAEQSQSMDEVYMEAPSKQPITFEEVVADEQNQITDDDNLELPVPQTTSFAVNFEEQIKEAVQQELAVEQLSADQSEIHVKEVVVEQLQIENSTIHIGEVTVVQPTNEEVNQEIVEEPSVKQEKSRIPFNVLMLKTDKEKWRISQQLKSISKTTTEEKQIESAFIRDNYEAVALSEDKSTPSPQPIVEVEQSNQEPSPREAETENISVITMSPVATMTHVPTKENIAIEAEVMEEIAATTFVDNVLPQEETTGIEVDSIEEESTPMMFVENVLPQEETPVIEAGTIENKPAIMIEENALLQAENPIIEAELIEENTNPASVKNDVVLAEQTEETIAIQSIEESEIVEGNLTDTLVISDVEAIENEVSPPKPIHVYQKPTDEFLEPPEEKTQDTEWMEQQGDTLVEALSYFQVSAQIESIMQGPAVTQFEITVSHGTKVSKIRNLADDLKLALAAKDIRIQAPIPGKSSIGIEIPNRVSRAVRLSEVTNSASFLDSDSPLEAALGLDLTGKPVTIDLRKMPHGLIAGATGSGKSVCINSILVSLLYKAAPHELKLMLIDPKMVELAPFNHIPHLVSPVITDVKAATAALKWAVEEMERRYQLFAHAGARDITRYNALADKNNEHSLKLPYILIVIDELADLMMMSPADVEEAICRIAQKARACGIHLIVATQRPSVDVITGLIKSNIPTRIAFAVSSQIDSRTILDGQGAERLLGRGDMLYLGNGMSAPVRLQGTFVTDDEIESIIDHVREQGEPDYIFDQEELLKKSEVSAEQDDLFEDVCRFVYEQGGASTSLIQRKYHIGYNRAARLIDMLESHGFVSEARGSKPRESYITEQDLIAMFE
- the murC gene encoding UDP-N-acetylmuramate--L-alanine ligase yields the protein MTVFHFTGIKGSGMSSLAQILFDAGEQVQGSDIDKYFFTEQPLRERNIPIFTFNADNIKEGMTVIAGNAFPDDHPELVRAREIGVEIIRYHKFLGEYIGNYTSIAITGAHGKTSTTGLMAHVVGGYKPTSYLIGDGTGAGHENANFFVMEACEYRRHFLAYNPDYAVMTNIDFDHPDYFANIEDVYAAFQSLALQVKKAIIACGDDEHLQRIQAKVPVVYYGFGAENDFEARNVEKTTEGTTFDVFVRNEFYSTFFIPLFGDHAVLNTLAVITLCQYEGISSEIIQERLNTYKGVKRRFTESNIGDHVLIDDYAHHPTEIRATIQSARQKYPERELVAIFQPHTFTRTQAFLQDFADSLSLADTAYLCDIFGSARETQGALSIQDLASLIDGSAVITTEGIDVLTKHKDAVFLFMGAGDVHKFQDAFEDVLKSNETA